A single genomic interval of Candidatus Methylacidiphilales bacterium harbors:
- a CDS encoding sigma-70 family RNA polymerase sigma factor: MISEKAQPDRQYLIDGTLMSSDEIFKKYKNLIHSICKHYRHHTDVPYDDLFQSGALGLWRALHKYNPDLGIKFSTYAVPWIKTMVANTVRKHKELVRIPRTLLDKYIKAVNYYKRVVVEEGRVPDEDEVSKYIMKNHMLPNPIIQYISIDHHPNDGNASIEEIMDNEIYSDFVKERLKAFLREKINELPEIERQIVCLRLGFNDNSKPYTFRKISEILGKSVSEVKKIYSVAIETIKDKYENSPYV, from the coding sequence ATGATCTCTGAAAAGGCACAGCCCGACCGCCAATATCTTATTGACGGCACGCTTATGTCTTCTGATGAAATATTCAAAAAGTATAAAAATTTAATTCATTCTATATGTAAACACTATCGGCATCATACTGATGTGCCTTACGATGATCTTTTTCAAAGTGGTGCACTCGGTTTATGGAGGGCATTGCACAAATACAATCCGGATTTGGGCATAAAATTTTCTACTTATGCAGTGCCATGGATCAAAACCATGGTTGCTAATACTGTGAGAAAACACAAGGAATTAGTTCGCATACCCCGCACACTTTTAGATAAATATATTAAGGCGGTGAATTACTACAAAAGAGTTGTCGTGGAAGAAGGCCGTGTGCCAGATGAAGATGAGGTTAGTAAATATATCATGAAAAATCACATGCTACCTAATCCTATTATTCAATACATAAGCATAGATCACCACCCTAATGATGGAAATGCTAGTATAGAAGAAATCATGGATAATGAAATATACTCAGATTTTGTAAAAGAACGTTTGAAAGCGTTTTTAAGGGAAAAAATAAATGAATTACCTGAAATAGAGCGCCAAATTGTTTGTTTAAGACTAGGATTCAATGACAATAGTAAACCCTACACCTTCAGAAAAATATCTGAAATATTGGGAAAGAGCGTAAGCGAAGTGAAGAAAATTTATTCAGTAGCCATAGAAACAATTAAGGATAAGTACGAAAATAGCCCTTACGTATGA